A part of Miscanthus floridulus cultivar M001 chromosome 6, ASM1932011v1, whole genome shotgun sequence genomic DNA contains:
- the LOC136456206 gene encoding uncharacterized protein — protein sequence MQLAEDPKLLLRLTLRRSRLDLEKSSCDHPRPDHFNGPTLPFLIVPLPPHVSPVPLRSLTRATEPAMARLLLAALLAASLLLPLARPEDSSSAISSPATATTAYDELGLRGFPRGLLPANVRAYTLDAGSGDFAVDLRSSCRIVLPAGSYLAAFSDRLTGHLDDRRISGLDGIRVRAFFRWWSITGIRADGDQLVFEVGSVSAKFPARDFNASLECPAQAAS from the coding sequence ATGCAGTTGGCCGAAGATCCAAAACTCCTGCTCCGTTTGACCCTTCGGCGCTCACGTTTGGATTTGGAGAAATCGTCATGCGATCACCCCCGACCCGATCATTTCAACGGCCCGACTCTCCCATTCCTCATTGTTCCGCTGCCCCCACACGTCTCTCCCGTTCCCCTCCGATCTCTCACCCGCGCAACTGAACCAGCGATGGCgcgcctcctcctcgccgcccTCCTCGCGGCGTCGCTGCTGCTCCCGCTCGCCCGCCCGGAGGACTCCTCCTCCGCCATCTCGTCCCCGGCCACGGCCACCACCGCGTACGACGAGCTCGGCCTCCGGGGGTTCCCGCGGGGCCTGCTCCCGGCCAACGTTCGGGCCTACACGCTCGACGCCGGCTCCGGGGATTTCGCCGTCGACCTCCGCTCCAGCTGCCGCATCGTGCTGCCCGCGGGGAGCTACCTCGCCGCCTTCAGCGACCGCCTCACGGGCCACCTCGACGACCGTCGCATCTCGGGCCTCGACGGCATCCGCGTCAGGGCCTTCTTCCGCTGGTGGTCCATCACGGGGATCCGCGCCGACGGGGACCAGCTCGTCTTCGAGGTCGGCTCCGTCTCCGCCAAGTTCCCCGCCCGGGACTTCAACGCCAGCCTCGAGTGCCCCGCCCAGGCCGCTTCCTAA